Within Burkholderia humptydooensis, the genomic segment GCTGGTGATCGATGCGGGCACGCGCCGCAACCGCTTCGCCGCGCATTCGCACGGCGTGATCGGCCAGGACGGACGCTCGCCCGACGCGATCGCGGCGGAAGGCAAGGCGCAACTGCTCGCCTATCCGAACGCGCAATGGCGCGCGGATACGGTCGCCCGGGCCGAGCCGGCCGGCACCGGCTACGCGCTTCACTGCGCATCCGGACAACGCTACGACGCGCGGCACGTGGTGCTCGCGTTCGGCGTGGTTGACGAACTGCCGGACTTGGCCGGTGTGCGCGAACGGTGGGGACAAAGCGTCTTCCACTGCCCGTACTGCCATGGCTACGAGCTGGACCAGGGCCGCATCGGCGTGCTCGGGAGCGGGCCCTTGTCCTACCTGTCAGCGATGCTGATGCCCGAGTGGGGCAAGACCGTGTTCCTGACCGACGGCAGCTTCGAGCCGGACGACGAACAGCGCGAGGCGCTCGCGCGGCGGGGTGTCGAGATCGTGCGCGAACGAATCGCGCGCATCGTCGATCGCGCGACTGTCGAACTCGCCGACGGTCGCCGGTTCGTGTTCGACGGGCTGTTCACGATGAATCGCACGCGCCTGTCGAGCCCCGTTGCGGAGCAGCTGGGCTGCGTGATCGAGGATGGGCCGCTGGGGCCCTACGTGCGCACCGACGATGCGATGGAGACCTCGGTGCCGGGCGTGTTCGCGTGCGGCGACATCACGCACCGTGGCGGCACCGTGGCGCTCGCGATCGGCAATGGCGCGCTCGCGGGCCTGGCCGCGCATCGCAAGCTGGTGTTCGCGTGACGCGCGTGCGCGCCGCTCCGGTCATCGCGCCGGGGGGCTCATCTTTCTCTTTATCGGAAACCGAACAGTGAGCTGGCAAAACGTGTGTTTCTCGTGGCTGTTGCGCAGGACAGCCAAATCCCTGACCCGCAAGCCGACCTTGACAGCCCAGGAAATGCGTGCGCGCAGCGCGAAGTGGTCGCGCGGCGAAGTGAAGCCGCCGCGCGGCTGGCGCGTGCGCAAGCTCGAAGCGGATCCGGTGCGCGGCGAGTGGATCGAACCGGAAACCGCCCCGCGGCCCGGCGCGATCGGGCGGGTCATCCTGTATCTGCACGGCGGCGGGTATTGCTTTTGTTCCCCCCTCACGCACCGGACCGTGGCGGCCGCGCTGGCACGGGAAGCGGACGCGCGCGCGTTCTCGCTCGATTACCGGCTCGCTCCCGAACATCCGTTCCCCGCCGCCGTCAACGATACGCTGGCGGCGTATCGCGGGCTGCTGGCCGAAGGCGTGATGCCCGGCCGGATCGTGGTCGCGGGTGATTCGTCGGGGGGCGGGCTGGCGCTTGCGCTGCTGATGTCGCTGCGCGAAGCGGGGGATCCGTTGCCGGCCGGCGCGGTGCTGTTTTCGCCGTGGACGGATCTGGCGGCGACGGGCGCGTCACTCGAGGAGAACGACGAATCCGACGTGATGTTGACGGCCGTCGCGGTCGCGAATTTCTCCCACTACTATCTCGGCGACACGGTCGCCGACCATCCGGTTGCTTCGCCGCTCTACGGGGACTATACGGATTTGCCGCCGTTGTTTATCCAGGCGAGCGACAGCGAAGTGCTGCTCGACGACGCCGTGCGTGTGGCGGAAAAGGCCCGTGTTGCCGGCGTCGCGGTGAATTTCAAAGTGTGGCGTCGGCTGCCGCATGCGTGGCCCACGCTCACCCCTTATTTGCCTGAGGCGAAGCGGGCCATCGAGGAAGCGGCCGATTTCATTCGCAAGGTGACGCCATGACATCCGGACGGACCCGGGCTTGTGCCCGTTCCTGGGTCGATGCGGCGCCGTCGAGAGGAGACGTCGCCCAGCGATTGTTTTGCCTCCCGTATGCGGGAGGAAGTGCGACCGTGTTTCGCGGCTGGCCGGAACGGTTCCCCGCAACCGTCGATGTGCGGCCCCTGCATCCGCCCGGTCGAGGCCGGCGATTTCACGATGCCTTGCTATATCGATTGGACGAAATGGCCGACGAAGTGACGGAAGCCATCACGCCGCTGCTGGATTTGCCCTATGCCTTGTTCGGTCACAGCATGGGAGCGAGTATGGCGTTCGAAGTCGCTCAGCGCCTGAAGGCCCGGAGGCTGCCGCAGCCGGCGTGTCTCGTCGTGTCCGCGCGCGGCGCGCCACACCTGACCGGCAACGCGCCGCCGATCCACGATCTGCCGGATGACCGATTTCTCGATGAGGTGATGCGGATGAACGGGACGCCACCTGACGTGATGGCAGAGCCCGACATCGTCAAGATGATCCTGCCGATCCTGCGCGCCGATTTCGAGGCGATCGAGACGTACCGGCCGAAGTCGCGTCCGCCCCTGGATTGTCGGCTCGTCGCGCTGGGTGGGCGGGATGAACCGGGTAGCGTCGACGCGGTGAATTCGTGGCAGGCCTACGCTACGGGCGGCTTCCGTGGGGAGCTTGTTCCCGGAGGCCATTTCTTTCTGCGAGATCGAGGCACGAGGCTGTTCGATATTCTGAATGACGAACTGGGCAGGTCAAATCTGACCCTGCCTCGAATCCACGTACAACAAGAAGTCTGATAACTTTGACCCTAGCCCATAAAACTGTTCCATTTGGAAGTGGAAAAATCCGGCATGACGTGGACTTGCCCCTGCATGACCGGACAGGCGATCACGCTTAGGTTGGAGAATTTGCTTGCTGGCGAAACTCGCGTGGCGGGCGGGATTTCAATGCGCTATGCGGATGCGACTCGTTGTAGTGGTCGAATGAAATGGCCAGGTTTTGCAGCGCGGTCCCGACGTCGGGCTTGGGCATCCACGACACGAAATCGCGCTTCATCGTTTTGACGAAGCTCTCGGCCATCCCATTTGCTCTGCGGACTTCTGACCGGTGTCGTGACCGGCTTCAGGCCGATTTCCCGCGAGAATGTCAGCGTCTTGTCGGCAATGTAGCAGGAACCGTTGTCGCTCAGCCACTCGATTTCACTGTCAGCCTGAAGGATCCGTACATACTCGACTTTCTTGGACTCAACGATCACTATCTGGAGTGCGATCTCGAAGATGCGATCCTGCGCGAGATGGGGCAGCTCCTGCTGGAGCTCGGCGCGGGTTTTATGTTCGTTGTCCGCCAGAAACGGCTGCCGATCGACGACGACGACTTCTATCTCGATCTGTTGTTCTACAACCGCAAGCTCAAGCGTCTCGTCGCCATCGAGCTGAAACTCGGTTCCTTCAAGGCGAGTATAAGAGTCAGATGGAACTGTACTTGCGCTGGCTCGCGAAGCACGAACTGGAACCGGGTGAAGCGCCGCCGATCGGTATCATCCTCTGCGCCGGGAAGAAGTAAGAGCAGATCGAATTGCTTGAACTCGGCCAAAGCGGTATCCACGTCGCCTGCCTCCACGCGAGACGCTGCAGGCGAAGCTGCACCAATCGATCGCGGCCGCACGTGCCAGGCTCGACGACAAGCGGGAATCGCGATGATGGGCATCGCGTTGTCGAACATCGACAGCGTCTCGAAGCCGGCTTCTGCGGAGCGCGAGATTCGGCGTTGTCGATCGGACGGCGCGTCGGCAAATAGTTCCCAGCGCACCTGTTTGAAGCATTCGCCATATCGTAGAGCAAAGCAAAGATGTCAACACGAGGTGCCCATCGCACAAGGCGCTCGGCGTGTGAGATGGCGTTCCTCGCGAGCCTTTGATAGCGATCGCCTCGGCGGCCTAAGAGACGGTTTCAAAAAGAGTCCAAGGGGCTGGTAAGAAGCGTTCATGAGTCAGGCGTCGGCTGGGGCTGATAGCCCAGATCGGCAAGCCGCTTGAGCAGGCGCTGGATGGTTTTTCCGGCGTCAAGCCGACAGAAGTAGTCTGCACCGAGGTCTGCATAGATGACTCCGTTGGACAGCATGTGCCAGACCGCTGTGAGGATGGACGCGGCGACGGCGAGGATGGCTTTCTTGGGACCGCGTCTTGCCTTGATACGCAGGAACTGGGCGTGCAGGTAGGTGCTTTTCACCCGTACGGCGGCCCAGGCGGCGGTGACGAGCGCGGTTTTCAGCCACGTGGCGCTTTTGCGCACGCGGGTGCTTCGGCGTTTGCCGGCGCTCTCATCGTTCCGCGGACAGAGGCCTGCCCAGGAGATCAGGTGGGCGGCATCGGGGAAGCGGGTCATGTCGGCGCCGACCTCGGCCAGGATGACCTGGGCGGTCACGTCACTCACGCCGGGGATAGTGCTCAGCAGGCGGACGCATTGCCGGATCGGTGCCAGCGCTTTTCCCAGGGTGACGTCCAGTTCGGCGAGGGTGTGTTGCAGGGCCTCGATGACGCCCAGGTGAAGCTTGAGTAGCGTCCGGTGATGAGCGGTAATGCGCCCACGCAGTGCCTCACGCAGTTCGGGCATTTTCTTGCGTGCGTTGCCCTGGGCGAGCGCAGCGAGTCGTTCAGGATCGTCCTCGCCAGCGACGATGGCGTCGAGCATGGCGCGGCCACTGCAACCGAGCACGTTTGATAGCACGCTGCCCAGTTTCAGGTTCGCATCCTCAAGCACCTTCTGGATGCGCAGGCTGTGCTGGGCGATCTCGCGCACGAGCTGTTTGCGCGTGCGGGTGAGGTCGCGTAACTCCTGTGTCGCAGCAGGCGGCACGAAGCTGGAGCGGATCAGGCCGTGTGCGAGCAGGTCGGCGATCCACGTCGCGTCATTCACGTCCGTCTTGCGTCCGGGGACGTTGCGGATGTGCCTGGCATTGGCCAGGACCAGCTCGAACCGGCCTTCGAGGATGTGCCAGACCGGTTTCCAATAAATGCCAGTCGCTTCCATGGCGACGTGCGTGCAGCCGTGCAGGCCAAGCCAGTCGGCCAGCGCTAGCAGTCCGCTCGTGGTGGCAGCGAAGCTGCGCACCTCGTGACACTGCGGCGCGGACACGCAGCGCACGCAGGCCACGATGGTGTCCTTGTGCACGTCGAGTCCAGCGCAGCGAGGATAGAGAACCTGCATAGTGACCTCCTGCCAGATCAATGGCAGCGGCACAGCAGCCCTCGTAATCGAATTCTGGTAAGCGTGCTCGCGGGCATGACCGCCCGTCGTCACAATCCGGGGTGCGCGCAGGACTGCGGGTCCAACTGTTAAGCGGGCTCGGGGCACCATTCCCCAGGCCGACCTCGTTTGCCGCCGCGTGCCCATGTTACCCCGGCGTGGGTAGCAATCGTGAATCGTGCGCTTCATCCTTCGGGGTCGGGCCAAGCCCGATGAACAACTGTTAACTTTTTCAGCATCCTGTTAACCTTGGCCGTCGTGACAGACGGGCCAAGGAGATGGGTAAGCCAATCATTGATGACGAACTGTGGGCACTGGTCGAACCACTGCTACCTCCGCCAAAGCCGCGCCGCTTCAAGTACCCCGGTCGCAAGCCGGTAGCGGACCGTGCGGCTTTGACGGGCATCCTTTTTGTGCTGAAGACGGGCATTCGTTGGCGCGACTTACCGTCCGAAATGGGATGCGGCTCAGGCGTAAGTTGTTGGCGCAGGCTGCGCGATTGGCAGCAAGCCGGTGTGTGGGATCGACTGCACGCGGTGCTGCTGGCGAAACTGCGAGCAGCCGAGAAGATCGACTTCTCCCGTGTGGTCGTCGACTCATCGTCGATTCGTGCGGTTGGGGCGGGCGAAAAACTGGCCCGAACCCCACCGATCGAGCTCGACCCGGTCGAAGCACCACATCGCCACCGACGCCAACGGAACGCCGATCGCGGCGATCCTGACCGGCGCCAATCGTAACGACGTCACCCAACTGGTTCCGCTGATCGAGGCCATTGTGCCGATCGGCGGCGTGCGTGGACGGCCTCTGAGCCGTCCTGCCCGCGTCTACGCCGACCGTGGTTACGACCACGACAAATACCGACGCATCCTTCACGAGCGCAACATCCCCACCAGCATCGCGCGGCGCGGTCAGCCGCACGGTAGTGGCCTTGGAAAAGTCCGTTGGGTCGTCGAACGTACTCATGCTTGGCTGCATCATTTCCGCCGTCTACGTATTCGCTTTGAACGTCGCGCCGACATTCACGAAGCGTTCCTCAAACTCGGCTGCTGCCTGATCTGCTGGAATACCCTGCGGCGAGCCCAGCAGTCTTTATGAAACCGTCTCTTAGACCGCGCCGGGTCGTCGAAGCGCTTGCGATGACGCGCCCCGCCGTGTTGCCTTCCGTCTTCAGAACGACGTCGGCACCCAGGATGTCGTAGATGTCGCGGCTCAATGGATGGCCTGCACGCTCCCCTGCCGACGCTTCGCCGACATCCTCGCGGACGCCTGCGCACGGCTCGGGGCCGATGTGGATCGCTACACCTTCATCGTAATGGACTTGCACCATCTACTCCTTGCCGGTCTCCCGGCGCACTCTGAAGCCACCCCATCCTCCGCGACGATCGTCGGCGTGATCGCGTACGGCACGCGCGCGAGGCCGTCGGCGACGAACGTGCCGTCGCCGCGCCGCGTCCACAGGTAGCCTTCCGCGATGAGCTGCTCGAACGCGTCGAGCGTCGTCTTGCGCGACACGCCGAACTGCATCGCGAGATCGCGTGTCGACGGCAGCCGCGCGCCGCCCGCGAGGCGTCCGTCGACGATCGCCGCGCGCAGCTGGCGGGAGATTTGCCCCGTCAGGTCGTGACGGCCTTCGATGTGAATCGCGATATCCATCGCAGTGGTTACCTCGGTCGGGCAGATATTGCCGGATTCGGCATACCGCGAGTATGCCGCCGGATGCGCGGCGCGTCGCGGTTCGGCGAGGCGCCGTCCACCGCGTCGCACGATGCTGAGAATTTCTCGCCGATCGCGCAATTTATTTCTCGTCACGCGCGGGAATCTCAACGCCTAACCTTGGCGGGCCTCGCCGGCATGCGCCGGCCGGGCGGAGATCCCATCCGTTCAATACGAGAAATTTCATGAAAAGAAGACTGATTCTGTCCGCCGTCGCGCTTGGCGCGGCCGGCGCGGCCAACCACGCGTGCGCGCAAAGCTCGGTCACGCTGTACGGCGTGATCGACGACGCGATCCAGTACACGCACAACGTCGCGGGCAAGAGCACGAAGCTCGGCCTGACCTCGGGCGTGATGTCCGGCAGCCGCTGGGGCCTGCTCGGCTCGGAAGACCTCGGCGGCGGCCTCAAGGCCGTGTTCCGCCTCGAGAACGGCTTCAACGTGAACACCGGCGTGCTGAACCAGGGCGGCCGCGAGTTCGGCCGGCAGGCGTACGTCGGCGTCGCGTCGGCGCGCTGGGGCACGGTCACGCTCGGCCGCCAGTACGACGCGCTGCGCGATCTCGTGCAGCCGGTGCAGGGCGACAACTATCTGGAGTACTTCACGTCGCCGGGCGACGTCGACGACGCGGACAACAGCCTGCGCTTCAACAACACCGTGAAGTGGACGAGCCCCGTCTGGTCGGGCCTGCAGGCCGTCGCGACCTATTCGTTCGGCGGCGTCGCGGGATCGGTGGGCTCGGGCCAGTCGTACAGCGGCGCGCTCGCGTACAACGCGGGGCCGTTCGGCGCCGCGGCCGGCTACATGCACATCGACAACGGCAGCGCGTCGCTGTCAACGCGCGGCACGTCGAGCGCGGACCGCATCTTCGCGACGTCGGTGAACAAGGCCTACGCGTCCGCGCGTTCGATCAACATCCTGCGCGCCGGCGCGAAATACGCGGTCGGCCCGGTGACGCTCGGCGGCTATTACAGCTTCTCCGAATACGTGGCTGACGCCAGCTCGGCATTCAAGGACAGCGAGCGCTACAACAACGGGTCGGTGTACGCGCAGTGGCAAGTGTCGGCGCCGCTCGTCGCCGAGGTCGGCTACAACTACCTGAAATCGAGCGGCCATTCGTCGGCGACCTATCACCAGGTGACGGCGGCCGTCGACTATGCGCTCAGCAAGCGCACCGATCTGTACGCATCGGTCGGCTACGGCCACGCATCGGGCTCGAACGGCACGGGCGACGCGCAGGCCGTCATCGGGCCGTCGGACATCGATTCGGGCAAGCGCACGCAGGAGCTCGCGCTGGTCGGCATCCGGCATCGCTTCTGACCGCCGGCGGGGCCCGAGGGCCCCGCCGCAGTTCAACGCGCGGCCGTCACGCGAGGTGCGCGTGGAGCCACGACGTGAACGCGGTCACGAGCGGCGTGTCGGCCAGCTCGTGGCGCGCAACGAGGTAGTACGCATACCGCGCGGGCACGGCCGCGCTGAACGGCCGCACGAGCGTGCCGTCGATCAGGTCGTCGCGCACGGAGAGGCTGTCGCCGAGCGCGACGCCTTGCCTGCGCGCGGCGGCCTCGACGCCGATGTGCGCATTGCCGATCTCGAGGATGCGGATGTCCGGCAGCTTGTCGGCGTTCGCTTCCGCGAGCCACCGCATCCACGAGCCCGAATGCTCGCAGAACAGCGGGCGTCCCGAGAGATCCTGCACCTTGCGGATCGCGTCGGGCCCGTTCATCAACGCCGGGCTCACGACCGGAAACAGCGCCGGATGCGACAGCAGCTCGACGCGCCGGTTGCGC encodes:
- a CDS encoding alpha/beta hydrolase, with protein sequence MSWQNVCFSWLLRRTAKSLTRKPTLTAQEMRARSAKWSRGEVKPPRGWRVRKLEADPVRGEWIEPETAPRPGAIGRVILYLHGGGYCFCSPLTHRTVAAALAREADARAFSLDYRLAPEHPFPAAVNDTLAAYRGLLAEGVMPGRIVVAGDSSGGGLALALLMSLREAGDPLPAGAVLFSPWTDLAATGASLEENDESDVMLTAVAVANFSHYYLGDTVADHPVASPLYGDYTDLPPLFIQASDSEVLLDDAVRVAEKARVAGVAVNFKVWRRLPHAWPTLTPYLPEAKRAIEEAADFIRKVTP
- a CDS encoding thioesterase II family protein, with the protein product MTSGRTRACARSWVDAAPSRGDVAQRLFCLPYAGGSATVFRGWPERFPATVDVRPLHPPGRGRRFHDALLYRLDEMADEVTEAITPLLDLPYALFGHSMGASMAFEVAQRLKARRLPQPACLVVSARGAPHLTGNAPPIHDLPDDRFLDEVMRMNGTPPDVMAEPDIVKMILPILRADFEAIETYRPKSRPPLDCRLVALGGRDEPGSVDAVNSWQAYATGGFRGELVPGGHFFLRDRGTRLFDILNDELGRSNLTLPRIHVQQEV
- a CDS encoding NAD(P)/FAD-dependent oxidoreductase, with the protein product MDTERSTTHFDVIVIGGSHAGQSAALQIARARRRVLVIDAGTRRNRFAAHSHGVIGQDGRSPDAIAAEGKAQLLAYPNAQWRADTVARAEPAGTGYALHCASGQRYDARHVVLAFGVVDELPDLAGVRERWGQSVFHCPYCHGYELDQGRIGVLGSGPLSYLSAMLMPEWGKTVFLTDGSFEPDDEQREALARRGVEIVRERIARIVDRATVELADGRRFVFDGLFTMNRTRLSSPVAEQLGCVIEDGPLGPYVRTDDAMETSVPGVFACGDITHRGGTVALAIGNGALAGLAAHRKLVFA
- a CDS encoding porin, whose amino-acid sequence is MKRRLILSAVALGAAGAANHACAQSSVTLYGVIDDAIQYTHNVAGKSTKLGLTSGVMSGSRWGLLGSEDLGGGLKAVFRLENGFNVNTGVLNQGGREFGRQAYVGVASARWGTVTLGRQYDALRDLVQPVQGDNYLEYFTSPGDVDDADNSLRFNNTVKWTSPVWSGLQAVATYSFGGVAGSVGSGQSYSGALAYNAGPFGAAAGYMHIDNGSASLSTRGTSSADRIFATSVNKAYASARSINILRAGAKYAVGPVTLGGYYSFSEYVADASSAFKDSERYNNGSVYAQWQVSAPLVAEVGYNYLKSSGHSSATYHQVTAAVDYALSKRTDLYASVGYGHASGSNGTGDAQAVIGPSDIDSGKRTQELALVGIRHRF
- a CDS encoding IS110 family transposase; this encodes MQVLYPRCAGLDVHKDTIVACVRCVSAPQCHEVRSFAATTSGLLALADWLGLHGCTHVAMEATGIYWKPVWHILEGRFELVLANARHIRNVPGRKTDVNDATWIADLLAHGLIRSSFVPPAATQELRDLTRTRKQLVREIAQHSLRIQKVLEDANLKLGSVLSNVLGCSGRAMLDAIVAGEDDPERLAALAQGNARKKMPELREALRGRITAHHRTLLKLHLGVIEALQHTLAELDVTLGKALAPIRQCVRLLSTIPGVSDVTAQVILAEVGADMTRFPDAAHLISWAGLCPRNDESAGKRRSTRVRKSATWLKTALVTAAWAAVRVKSTYLHAQFLRIKARRGPKKAILAVAASILTAVWHMLSNGVIYADLGADYFCRLDAGKTIQRLLKRLADLGYQPQPTPDS